In Bombyx mori chromosome 11, ASM3026992v2, one genomic interval encodes:
- the LOC101740082 gene encoding sericin 1 isoform X1: protein MRFVLCCTLIALAALSVKAFGHHPGNRDTVEVKNRKYNAASSESSYLNKDNDSISAGAHRAKSVEQSQDKSKYTSGPEGVSYSGRSQNYKDSKQAYADYHSDPNGGSASAGQSRDSSLRERNVHYVSDGEAVAASSDARDENRSAQQNAQANWNADGSYGVSADRSGSASSRRRQANYYSDKDITAASKDDSRADSSRRSNAYYNRDSDGSESAGLSDRRASSSKNDNVFVYRTKDSIGGQAKSSRSSHSQESDAYYNSSPDGSYNAGTRDSSISNKKKASSTIYADKDQIRAANDRYSSKQLKQSSAQISSGPEGTSVSSKDRQYSNDKRSKSDAYVGRDGTVAYSNKDSEKTSRQSNTNYADQNSVRSDSAASDQTSNSYDKGYSDKNTVAHSSGSRGSQNQKSSSYRADKDGFSSSTNTEKSRFSSSNSVVETSDGTSASRESSAEDTKSSNSNVQSDETGEEEELFDVVSYQKIEDGKPVIIMKVIPVEKSASQSSSSRSSQESASYSSSSSSSSPRPLSIWTGPGRDIPFFRRKYSGARSVPKPIPIPIQSKGSTERPQPTGHRSAEESSSSSSRAASSTDASSNTDSNSNSAGSSTSGGSSTYGYSSNSRDGSVSTTGSSSNTDSNSNSVGSRKSGGSSSHEDSSKSRDENVSTTGSSSNTDSNSNSAGSSTSGGSSTYGYSSNSRDGSVSSTGSSSNTDSNSNSAGSSTSGGSSTYGYSSNSRDGSVSSTGSSSNTDSNSNSVGSRKSGGSSSHEDSSKSRDETVSTTDSSSNTDSNSNSVETRKSGGSSSHEDSSKSRDENVSTTGSSSNTDSNSNSAGSSTSGGSSTYGYSSNSRDGSVSSTGSSSNTDSNSNSAGSSTSGGSSTYGYSSNSHDGSVSSTGSSSNTDSNSNSVGSRKSGGSSSHEDSSKSRDENVSTTGSSSNTDSNSNSAGSSTSGGSSTYGYSSNSRDGSVSSTGSSSYTDSNSNSAGSSTSGGSSTYGYSSNSHDGSVSSTGSSSNTDSNSNSVGSRKSGGSSSHEDSSKSRDENVSTTGSSSNTDSNSNSAGSSTSGGSSTYGYSSNSRDGSVSSTGSSSNTDSNSNSAGSSTSGGSSTYGYSSNSHDGSVSSTGSSSNTDSNSNSVESKKSGGSSSHEDSSKSRDGSVSSTGSSSNTDSNSNSAGSSTSGGSSTYGYSSNSRDGSVSSTGSSSNTDSNSNSAGSSTSGGSSTYGYSSNSHDGSVSSTGSSSNTDSISNSVGSRKSGGSSSHEDSSKSRDENVSTTGSSSNTDSNSNSAGSSTSGGSSTYGYSSNSRDGSVSSTGSSSYTDSNSNSAGSSTSGGSSTYGYSSNSHDGSVSSTGSSSNTDSNSNSVGSRKSGGSSSHEDSSKSRDENVSTTGSSSNTDSNSNSAGSSTSGGSSTYGYSSNSRDGSVSSTGSSSYTDSNSNSAGSSTSGGSSTYGYSSNSRDGSVSSTGSSSNTDSNSNSVGSRKSGGSSSHEDSSKSRDENVSTTGSSSNTDSNSNSAGSSTSGGSSTYGYSSNSRDGSVSSTGSSSNTDSNSNSAGSSTSGGSSTYGYSSNSRDGSVSSTGSSSYTDSNSNSAGSSTSGGSSTYGYSSNSRDESVSSTGSSSNTDSNSNSVGSRKSGGSSSHEDSSKSRDENVSTTGSSSNTDSNSNSAGSSTSGGSSTYGYSSNSRDGSVSSTGSSSNTDSNSNSAGSSTSGGSSTYGYSSNSHDGSVSSTGSSSNTDSNSNSVGSRKSGGSSSHEDSSKSRDGSVSSTGSSSNTDSNSNSAGSSTSGGSSTYGYSSNSRDGSVSSTGSSSYTDSNSNSAGSSTSGGSSTYGYSSNSHDGSVSSTGSSSNTDSNSNSVGSRKSDGSSSHEDSSKSRDENVSTTDSSSNTDSNSNSAGSSTSGGSSTYGYSSNSRDGSVSSTGSSSNTDSNSNSAGSSTSGGSSTYGYSSNSRDGSVSSTGSSSNTDSNSNSAGSSTSGGSSNYGYSSNSRDGGVSSTGSSSYTDSNSNSAGSSTSGGSSTYGYSSNSHDGSVSSTGSSSNTDSNSNSVGSRKSGGSSSHEDSSKSRDENVSTTGSSSNTDSNSNSAGSSTSGGSSTYGYSSNSRDGSVSSTGSSSNTDSNSNSAGSSTSGGSSTYGYSSNSRDGSVSSTGSSSYTDSNSNSAGSSTSGGSSTYGYSSNSRDESVSSTGSSSNTDSNSNSVGSRKSGGSSSHEDSSKSRDENVSTTGSSSNTDSNSNSAGSRTSGGSSTYGYSYNSRDGSVSSTGSSSNTDSNSNSAGSSTSGGSSTYGYSSNSRDESVSSTGSSSNTDSNSNSVGSRKSDGSSSHEDSSKSRDESVSTTGSSSNTDSNSSSAGSSTSGGSSTYGYSSNSGDGSVSSTGSSSNTESNSNSEGSRTSGGSSTYGYSSNSRDGSVSSTGSSSNTDSNSNSAGSSTSGGSSTYGYSSNSRDESVSSTGSSSNTDSNSNSVGSRKSDGSSSHEDSSKSRDENVSTTGSSSNTDSNSSSAGSSTSGGSSTYGYSSNSGDGSVSSTGSSSNTDSNSNSAGSSTSGGSSTYGYSSNSRDGSVSSTGSSSNTDSNSNSAGSSTSGGSSTYGYSSNSRDGSVSSTGSSSNTDSNSNSAGSSTSGSSNTHGASHGLASSGGSIASATSTPDILTIALSEDSSEVDIDLGNLGWWWNSDNKAQRAAGGATKSEASSSTQATTVSGADDSADSYTWWWNPRRSSSSSSSASSSSSGSNVGGSSQSSGSSTSGSNARGHLGTVSSTGSTSNTDSSSKSAGSRTSGGSSTYGYSSSHRGGSVSSTGSSSNTDSSTKNAGSSTSGGSSTYGYSSSHRGGSVSSTGSSSNTDSSTKNAGSSTSGGSSTYGYSSSHRGGSVSSTGSSSNTDSSTKSAGSSTSGGSSTYGYSSRHRGGRVSSTGSSSTTDASSNSVGSSTSGGSSTYGYSSNSRDGSVSSTGSSSNTDSNSNSAGSSTSGGSSTYGYSSNSRDGSVSSTGSSSNTDSNSNSAGSSTSGGSSTYGYSSNSRDGSVSSTGSSSNTDASTDLTGSSTSGGSSTYGYSSDSRDGSVSSTGSSSNTDASTDLAGSSTSGGSSTYGYSSDCGDGSVSSTGSSSNTDASTDLAGSSTSGGSSTYGYSSDSRDGSVSSTGSSSNTDASTDLAGSSTSGGSSTYGYSSNSRDGSVSSTGSSSNTDASTDLTGSSTSGGSSTYGYSSSNRDGSVLATGSSSNTDASTTEESTTSAGSSTEGYSSSSHDGSVTSTDGSSTSGGASSSSASTAKSDAASSEDGFWWWNRRKSGSGHKSATVQSSTTDKTSTDSASSTDSTSSTSGASTTTSGSSSTSGGSSTSDASSTSSSVSRSHRSGVNRLLHKPGQGKICLCFENIFDIPYHLRKNIGV, encoded by the exons CCGGCAATCGAGATACAGTCGAAGTCAAAAACCGAAAGTACAATGCAGCTAGCAGTGAAAGCTCTTACCTCAACAAAGATAATGATTCGATAAGTGCCGGAGCGCACCGGGCCAAGTCCGTAGAGCAGAGTCAGGATAAAAGCAAATATACATCTGGTCCAGAAGGCGTGTCGTACAGCGGAAGGTCTCAGAACTATAAAGATTCCAAGCAAGCTTATGCCGATTATCACAGCGATCCGAACGGCGGATCTGCTTCTGCCGGACAATCTCGCGACAGCAGCCTGAGAGAGAGAAACGTACATTACGTCTCTGACGGTGAAGCAGTGGCCGCTTCCAGTGACGCTCGCGATGAAAACCGATCCGCCCAACAGAATGCTCAGGCCAATTGGAACGCTGACGGTTCTTACGGAGTTAGCGCTGATCGAAGTGGTTCCGCTAGTTCTAGACGCCGCCAAGCCAATTACTACTCCGATAAAGACATCACTGCTGCTTCTAAAGACGATTCACGTGCAGATTCTTCTAGGAGAAGCAATGCCTATTACAACAGAGATAGTGACGGCTCAGAATCCGCTGGATTAAGTGACCGTAGAGCTTCTTCCTCGAAAAATGATAATGTATTTGTTTACCGCACTAAGGATTCTATTGGAGGACAAGCGAAATCTTCAAGATCATCTCATTCACAAGAGAGCGACGCTTATTATAACTCCAGTCCGGATGGAAGCTACAACGCTGGTACGCGAGATAGTTCAATTTCTAACAAAAAGAAGGCGAGCTCTACCATCTACGCTGATAAAGATCAAATACGCGCCGCGAATGATCGTTATTCTTCGAAACAGTTAAAACAGAGCAGCGCTCAAATCTCCTCCGGGCCAGAGGGCACCTCTGTAAGCAGTAAGGATAGGCAGTACTCGAACGACAAACGCAGCAAATCTGATGCGTACGTCGGACGGGACGGCACCGTTGCTTACTCAAACAAGGACAGCGAAAAGACCTCACGACAAAGTAATACGAACTATGCCGACCAAAACTCCGTTCGCTCTGACTCTGCCGCTTCGGACCAGACCAGCAACAGTTACGACAAGGGCTACAGTGATAAAAATACAGTTGCCCATAGCTCTGGTAGTAGGGGCAGTCAGAATCAGAAATCGTCGAGCTACCGCGCTGACAAGGACGGTTTTTCCTCCAGTACGAATACTGAAAAATCCAGATTTAGTTCTTCGAATAGCGTCGTAGAAACTTCAGATGGAACTTCTGCTAGTCGCGAATCATCAGCGGAGGATACCAAATCATCCAATAGTAACGTTCAGAGCGATG AAACAGGCGAAGAAGAGGAATTGTTCGATGTTGTATCTTACCAGAAAATTGAAGATGGCAAGCCTGTAATCATAATGAAAGTTATACCAGTCG AGAAATCCGCGTCCCAATCAAGTTCTTCGCGGTCATCTCAGGAGTCTGCAAGCTATAGCAGCAGCAGCAGTTCATCGA GTCCACGTCCACTCTCCATATGGACCGGTCCAGGCCGTGATATACCCTTCTTCAGAAGAAAATACTCAGGCGCTCGCTCTGTTCCTAagccaataccaataccaattcAATCAAAAGGTTCAACGGAACGACCACAGCCTACAGGGCACCGTTCAG CAGAAGAATCCTCATCCTCGAGCTCTAGGGCTGCTTCATCAACCGACGCTTCTAGCAACACTGATTCAAACTCAAACAGCGCGGGATCCAGTACATCCGGCGGTAGCAGCACTTATGGATACAGTTCCAACAGTCGTGATGGAAGTGTATCGACCACCGGCAGTTCCAGTAACACTGATTCGAATTCAAACAGCGTAGGATCCAGGAAATCCGGCGGTAGCAGCTCTCATGAAGACAGTTCCAAGAGTCGTGATGAAAATGTATCGACCACCGGCAGTTCCAGTAACACCGATTCAAACTCAAACAGCGCAGGATCCAGTACATCTGGCGGTAGCAGCACTTATGGATACAGTTCCAACAGTCGTGATGGAAGTGTATCATCCACCGGCAGTTCCAGTAACACCGATTCAAACTCAAACAGCGCAGGATCCAGTACTTCTGGCGGTAGCAGCACTTATGGATACAGCTCCAACAGTCGTGATGGAAGTGTATCATCCACCGGCAGTTCCAGTAACACTGATTCAAACTCAAACAGCGTAGGATCCAGGAAATCCGGCGGTAGCAGCTCTCATGAAGACAGTTCCAAGAGTCGTGATGAAACTGTATCGACCACCGACAGTTCCAGTAACACTGATTCAAATTCAAACAGCGTAGAAACCAGGAAATCCGGCGGTAGCAGCTCTCATGAAGACAGTTCCAAGAGTCGTGATGAAAATGTATCGACCACCGGCAGTTCCAGTAACACTGATTCAAACTCAAACAGCGCAGGATCCAGTACATCTGGCGGTAGCAGCACTTATGGATACAGCTCCAACAGTCGTGATGGAAGTGTATCATCCACCGGCAGTTCTAGTAACACTGATTCAAACTCAAACAGCGCCGGATCCAGTACATCGGGCGGTAGCAGCACTTATGGATACAGTTCCAACAGTCATGATGGAAGTGTATCATCTACCGGCAGTTCCAGTAACACTGATTCGAATTCAAACAGCGTAGGATCCAGGAAATCCGGCGGTAGCAGCTCTCATGAAGACAGTTCCAAGAGTCGTGATGAAAATGTATCGACCACCGGCAGTTCCAGTAACACTGATTCAAACTCAAACAGCGCAGGATCCAGTACATCTGGCGGTAGCAGCACTTATGGATACAGCTCCAACAGTCGTGATGGAAGTGTATCATCCACCGGCAGTTCCAGTTACACTGATTCAAACTCAAACAGCGCCGGATCCAGTACATCGGGCGGTAGCAGCACTTATGGATACAGTTCCAACAGTCATGATGGAAGTGTATCATCTACCGGCAGTTCCAGTAACACTGATTCGAATTCAAACAGCGTAGGATCCAGGAAATCCGGCGGTAGCAGCTCTCATGAAGACAGTTCCAAGAGTCGTGATGAAAATGTATCGACCACCGGCAGTTCCAGTAACACCGATTCAAACTCAAACAGCGCAGGATCCAGTACATCTGGCGGTAGCAGCACTTATGGATACAGCTCCAACAGTCGTGATGGAAGTGTATCATCCACCGGCAGTTCCAGTAACACTGATTCAAACTCAAACAGCGCCGGATCCAGTACATCGGGCGGTAGCAGCACTTATGGATACAGTTCCAACAGTCATGATGGAAGTGTATCATCTACCGGCAGTTCCAGTAACACTGATTCGAATTCAAACAGCGTAGAATCCAAGAAATCCGGCGGTAGCAGCTCTCATGAAGACAGTTCCAAGAGTCGTGATGGAAGTGTATCATCCACCGGCAGTTCCAGTAACACTGATTCAAACTCAAACAGTGCAGGATCCAGTACATCTGGCGGTAGCAGCACTTATGGATACAGCTCCAACAGTCGTGATGGAAGTGTATCATCCACCGGCAGTTCCAGTAACACTGATTCAAACTCAAACAGCGCCGGATCCAGTACATCGGGCGGTAGCAGCACTTATGGATACAGTTCCAACAGTCATGATGGAAGTGTATCATCTACCGGCAGTTCCAGTAACACTGATTCGATTTCAAACAGCGTAGGATCCAGGAAATCTGGCGGTAGCAGCTCTCATGAAGACAGTTCCAAGAGTCGTGATGAAAATGTATCGACCACCGGCAGTTCCAGTAACACCGATTCAAACTCAAACAGCGCAGGATCCAGTACATCTGGCGGTAGCAGCACTTATGGATACAGCTCCAACAGTCGTGATGGAAGTGTATCATCCACCGGCAGTTCCAGTTACACTGATTCAAACTCAAACAGCGCCGGATCCAGTACATCGGGCGGTAGCAGCACTTATGGATACAGTTCCAACAGTCATGATGGAAGTGTATCATCTACCGGCAGTTCTAGTAACACTGATTCGAATTCAAACAGCGTAGGATCCAGGAAATCCGGCGGTAGCAGCTCTCATGAAGACAGTTCCAAGAGTCGTGATGAAAATGTATCGACCACCGGCAGTTCCAGTAACACCGATTCAAACTCAAACAGCGCAGGATCCAGTACATCTGGCGGTAGCAGCACTTATGGATACAGCTCCAACAGTCGTGATGGAAGTGTATCATCCACCGGCAGTTCCAGTTACACTGATTCAAACTCAAACAGCGCCGGATCCAGTACATCGGGCGGTAGCAGCACTTATGGATACAGTTCCAACAGTCGTGATGGAAGTGTATCATCCACCGGCAGTTCCAGTAACACTGATTCGAATTCAAACAGCGTAGGATCCAGGAAATCCGGCGGTAGCAGCTCTCATGAAGACAGTTCCAAGAGTCGTGATGAAAATGTATCGACCACCGGCAGTTCCAGTAACACTGATTCAAACTCAAACAGCGCAGGATCCAGTACATCTGGCGGTAGCAGCACTTATGGATACAGTTCCAATAGTCGTGATGGAAGTGTATCATCCACCGGCAGTTCCAGTAACACTGATTCAAACTCAAACAGCGCGGGATCCAGTACATCCGGTGGTAGCAGCACTTATGGATACAGTTCCAACAGTCGTGATGGAAGTGTATCATCCACCGGCAGTTCCAGTTACACTGATTCAAACTCAAACAGCGCAGGATCCAGTACATCTGGTGGTAGCAGCACTTATGGATACAGTTCCAACAGTCGTGATGAAAGTGTATCATCCACCGGCAGTTCCAGTAACACTGATTCGAATTCAAACAGCGTAGGATCCAGGAAATCCGGCGGTAGCAGCTCTCATGAAGACAGTTCCAAGAGTCGTGATGAAAATGTATCGACCACCGGCAGTTCCAGTAACACCGATTCAAACTCAAACAGCGCAGGATCCAGTACATCTGGCGGTAGCAGCACTTATGGATACAGCTCCAACAGTCGTGATGGAAGCGTATCATCCACCGGCAGTTCCAGTAACACTGATTCAAACTCAAACAGCGCCGGATCCAGTACATCGGGCGGTAGCAGCACTTATGGATACAGTTCCAACAGTCATGATGGAAGTGTATCATCTACCGGCAGTTCCAGTAACACTGATTCGAATTCAAACAGCGTAGGTTCCAGGAAATCCGGCGGTAGCAGCTCTCATGAAGACAGTTCCAAGAGTCGTGATGGAAGTGTATCATCCACTGGCAGTTCCAGTAACACTGATTCAAACTCAAACAGCGCAGGATCCAGTACATCTGGCGGTAGCAGCACTTATGGATACAGCTCCAACAGTCGTGATGGAAGTGTATCATCCACCGGCAGTTCCAGTTACACTGATTCAAACTCAAACAGCGCAGGATCCAGTACATCGGGCGGTAGCAGCACTTATGGATACAGTTCCAACAGTCATGATGGAAGTGTATCATCTACCGGCAGTTCCAGTAACACTGATTCGAATTCAAACAGCGTAGGATCTAGGAAATCCGACGGTAGCAGCTCTCATGAAGACAGTTCCAAGAGTCGTGATGAAAATGTATCGACCACCGACAGTTCCAGTAACACCGATTCAAACTCAAACAGTGCAGGATCCAGTACATCCGGTGGTAGCAGCACTTATGGATACAGCTCCAACAGCCGTGATGGAAGTGTATCATCCACCGGCAGTTCCAGTAACACTGATTCAAACTCAAACAGCGCCGGATCCAGTACATCGGGCGGTAGCAGCACTTATGGATACAGTTCCAACAGTCGTGATGGAAGTGTATCATCCACCGGCAGTTCCAGTAACACTGATTCAAACTCAAACAGCGCGGGATCCAGTACATCCGGTGGTAGCAGCAATTATGGATACAGTTCCAACAGTCGTGATGGAGGTGTATCATCCACCGGCAGTTCCAGTTACACTGATTCAAACTCAAACAGCGCCGGATCCAGTACATCGGGCGGTAGCAGCACTTATGGATACAGTTCCAACAGTCATGATGGAAGTGTATCATCTACCGGCAGTTCCAGTAACACTGATTCGAATTCAAACAGCGTAGGTTCCAGGAAATCCGGCGGTAGCAGCTCTCATGAAGACAGTTCCAAGAGTCGTGATGAAAATGTATCGACCACCGGCAGTTCCAGTAACACTGATTCAAACTCAAACAGCGCAGGATCCAGTACATCTGGCGGTAGCAGCACTTATGGATACAGTTCCAATAGTCGTGATGGAAGTGTATCATCCACCGGCAGTTCCAGTAACACTGATTCAAACTCAAACAGCGCGGGATCCAGTACATCCGGTGGTAGCAGCACTTATGGATACAGTTCCAACAGTCGTGATGGAAGTGTATCATCCACCGGCAGTTCCAGTTACACTGATTCAAACTCAAACAGCGCAGGATCCAGTACATCTGGTGGTAGCAGCACTTATGGATACAGTTCCAACAGTCGTGATGAAAGTGTATCATCCACCGGCAGTTCCAGTAACACTGATTCGAATTCAAACAGCGTAGGATCCAGGAAATCCGGCGGTAGCAGCTCTCATGAAGACAGTTCCAAGAGTCGTGATGAAAATGTATCGACCACCGGCAGTTCCAGTAACACTGATTCAAACTCAAACAGCGCAGGATCCAGAACATCTGGCGGTAGCAGCACTTATggatatagttacaacagtcGTGATGGAAGTGTATCATCCACCGGCAGTTCCAGTAACACTGATTCAAACTCAAACAGCGCAGGATCCAGTACATCTGGTGGTAGCAGCACTTATGGATACAGTTCCAACAGTCGTGATGAAAGTGTATCATCCACCGGCAGTTCCAGTAACACTGATTCGAATTCAAACAGCGTAGGATCCAGGAAATCCGACGGTAGCAGCTCTCATGAAGACAGTTCCAAGAGTCGTGATGAAAGTGTATCGACCACCGGCAGTTCCAGTAACACTGATTCAAACTCAAGCAGCGCAGGATCCAGTACATCCGGTGGTAGCAGCACTTATGGATACAGCTCCAACAGTGGTGATGGAAGTGTATCATCCACCGGCAGTTCCAGTAACACTGAGTCAAACTCAAACAGCGAAGGATCCAGAACATCTGGCGGTAGCAGCACTTATGGATACAGTTCCAACAGTCGTGATGGAAGTGTATCATCCACCGGCAGTTCCAGTAACACTGATTCAAACTCAAACAGCGCAGGATCCAGTACATCTGGTGGTAGCAGCACTTATGGATACAGTTCCAACAGTCGTGATGAAAGTGTATCATCCACCGGCAGTTCCAGTAACACTGATTCGAATTCAAACAGCGTAGGATCCAGGAAATCCGACGGTAGCAGCTCTCATGAAGACAGTTCCAAGAGTCGTGATGAAAATGTATCGACCACCGGCAGTTCCAGTAACACTGATTCAAACTCAAGCAGCGCAGGATCCAGTACATCCGGTGGTAGCAGCACTTATGGATACAGCTCCAACAGTGGTGATGGAAGTGTATCATCCACCGGCAGTTCCAGTAACACTGATTCAAACTCAAACAGCGCAGGATCCAGTACATCTGGCGGTAGCAGCACTTATGGATACAGCTCCAACAGTCGTGATGGAAGTGTATCATCCACCGGCAGTTCCAGTAACACTGATTCAAACTCAAACAGCGCAGGATCCAGTACATCTGGCGGTAGCAGCACTTATGGATACAGCTCCAACAGTCGTGATGGAAGTGTATCATCCACCGGCAGTTCCAGTAACACTGATTCAAACTCAAACAGCGCAGGATCCAGTACATCTGGCAGTAGCAACACTCATGGTGCCAGCCATGGTTTGGCATCATCTGGCGGTAGTATAGCATCAGCAACTAGTACTCCTGACATACTTACCATAG CACTAAGTGAAGACTCTTCCGAGGTGGATATTGATCTTGGCAATTTAGGCTGGTGGTGGAATTCAGACAATAAGGCACAAAGAGCGGCAGGCGGCGCAACAAAGTCTGAAGCTTCATCATCCACTCAAG ctaCTACAGTCAGTGGCGCAGACGACAGTGCTGATTCTTACACCTGGTGGTGGAATCCTAGACGATCAAGCAGCTCCTCTTCATCAGCAAGTTCTAGCAGCTCTGGCTCCAATGTTGGTGGTTCCTCTCAATCCAGCGGTAGCAGCACTTCTGGAAGTAATGCCCGCGGTCATCTAGGAACCGTTTCGTCCACTGGCAGTACCAGTAACACCGATTCAAGCTCAAAAAGTGCAGGATCCCGTACATCCGGCGGTAGCAGCACTTATGGATATAGCTCCAGCCATCGTGGTGGAAGCGTATCATCCACCGGCAGTTCCAGCAACACTGATTCAAGCACAAAGAATGCAGGATCCAGTACATCCGGCGGTAGCAGCACTTATGGATATAGCTCCAGCCATCGTGGTGGAAGCGTATCATCCACCGGCAGTTCCAGCAACACTGATTCAAGCACAAAGAATGCAGGATCCAGTACATCTGGCGGTAGCAGCACTTATGGATATAGCTCTAGCCATCGTGGTGGAAGTGTATCATCCACCGGCAGTTCCAGCAACACTGATTCAAGCACAAAGAGTGCAGGATCCAGTACATCCGGCGGTAGCAGCACTTACGGATATAGCTCCAGGCATCGTGGTGGACGCGTATCATCCACCGGCAGTTCCAGCACAACTGATGCAAGCTCAAACAGCGTAGGATCTAGTACATCCGGCGGTAGCAGCACTTATGGATACAGTTCCAACAGTCGTGATGGAAGTGTATCATCCACCGGCAGTTCCAGTAACACTGATTCAAACTCAAACAGCGCGGGATCCAGTACATCCGGTGGTAGCAGCACTTATGGATACAGTTCCAACAGTCGTGATGGAAGTGTATCATCCACCGGCAGTTCCAGTAACACTGATTCAAACTCAAACAGCGCGGGATCCAGTACATCCGGTGGTAGCAGCACTTATGGATACAGTTCCAACAGTCGTGATGGAAGTGTATCATCCACCGGCAGTTCCAGTAACACTGATGCAAGCACAGACCTTACAGGATCCAGTACATCCGGCGGTAGCAGCACTTATGGATACAGTTCCGACAGTCGTGATGGAAGTGTATCATCCACCGGCAGTTCCAGTAACACTGATGCAAGCACAGACCTGGCAGGATCCAGTACATCTGGCGGTAGCAGCACTTATGGATACAGTTCCGACTGTGGTGATGGAAGTGTATCATCCACCGGCAGTTCCAGTAACACTGATGCAAGCACAGACCTTGCAGGATCCAGTACATCCGGCGGTAGCAGCACTTATGGATACAGTTCCGACAGTCGTGATGGAAGTGTATCATCCACCGGCAGTTCCAGTAACACTGATGCAAGCACAGACCTTGCAGGATCCAGTACATCGGGCGGTAGCAGCACTTATGGATACAGTTCCAACAGTCGTGATGGAAGTGTATCATCCACCGGCAGTTCCAGTAACACTGATGCAAGCACAGACCTTACAGGATCCAGTACATCCGGCGGTAGCAGCACTTATGGATATAGCTCAAGCAATCGTGATGGAAGTGTATTGGCCACTGGCAGTTCCAGTAACACTGATGCAAGCACCACAGAAGAATCCACCACGTCCGCTGGTAGCAGCACTGAAGGATATAGTTCCAGTAGCCATGATGGAAGCGTAACATCCACCGACGGTTCCAGCACAAGTGGAGGAGCTTCTTCCAGCTCAG CGTCAACCGCCAAAAGCGACGCCGCGTCATCTGAAGACGGTTTCTGGTGGTGGAATAGAAGGAAATCAGGATCCGGTCACAAAAGCGCTACCGTACAGTCATCCACAACCGATAAGACGAGCACCGACAGTGCCAGCAGCACCGATTCCACCTCAAGCACGTCCGGGGCAAGCACAACCACTTCAGGCAGTTCTTCTACCTCGGGCGGTTCAAGTACATCGGACGCTTCCTCCACTTCGTCTAGTGTTTCCAGAAGTCATCGTTCAGGCGTGAACAGACTTTTACACAAGCCTGGTCAAGGAAAAATATGCCTTTGCTTCGAAAACATATTCGATATTCCTTACCATCTCCGTAAGAATATCGGTGTTTAA